The Maridesulfovibrio hydrothermalis AM13 = DSM 14728 DNA window GCCGCCGAAGCCGATGATGGCAGAAGTTGAGACAAAAGTTGCACCGTAAGACATTGCCATGACGAATGGATTCATCTGGCGTCCGGCAAGCATGTAGTCAGTAGATTGTTTGCTGGATTTCCAGCCCTTGAAGCCGAGAAAAAGAATTACAGCAAGATAAATAGAGGTGATAGCAATTTTCGTAATCATTACTTCCTGCCTTTGTCTTTGCCTACTTCGAGATTTAAAGCAGTAGCATCAGGTTTGCCTTTAGTGTTCCAGTTCAAAAGTCCATAAGCGACGCAACCGAGTGAAGCGAGCAGGCACAGCCAGAATACTGCCGCGATTTCCACACTTCCTAGTCCTAACATCATCTGAAGCCTCCAGAATGTTAATTTTGTAAAAATACGTACTTAGTAAAAAAGAATGAGAATTTCAGGCAGAAGGCTGTTTGCAGAAAACCCGGGCGGTAAAAAAAAGGCCGCGGGCTTAGTGCCTGCGGCCTGTGGAAATTCTTTCAACTTTCGCTTACGCGAGTGAACACCACCAGACCACAGGGCTGGTAAAGTTAAAAAAGAAAAAGAAAAAATAAGTTTTTCTGGTGTTCATGAAGATATTATCTATAGGAGTATTTACTCACTGTCAACTTTTTCATGTTACAAAATTGTTTTCCTTTATTTATGGCTGTTTTTGTGGAGTGCAGTGTTATGAAATATAAGGATAATTTTCACTTTTAGCAGTGTTACTTTATTTTGTGCTGTGAATAAGGCGCATCGCTGAATGGAATTCAGCTTGTTTAGTATGTCAGGAGAATTGTCTGATTTTAGTTTGTTACATATTTGATAAAAAATATAAAATTTGATGAGTAAGCGGCTTTTTTAAAAAGATGTATGGACTTAGTGTGTTGGGGATGGAATAAAGGATTTGAAAATTATGGTTAAATGCAAAATTTCATTTATTAACTGCTTAAGGCCGATTAGGAGGCTGTAGAAATGGACATTTTGGAACTGGTCAAAAACAGAGATCCCAATGAGCGGGAATTCCATCAGGCGGTTACTGAGGTTGTAGAGTCGATTAAACCTGTTCTCGACCGTAACCCTGAATACCGCAGTGCTAGTATCCTTCAGCGAATTGTAGAGCCGGAACGAGTGATCATGTTTCGTGTCCCCTGGGCTGATGATGATGGTGATGTTCATGTCAACCGCGGATTTCGCGTTGAAATGAACAGCGCAATCGGTCCGTATAAAGGCGGGCTGAGGTTTCACCCTTCTGTAAATCTCGGCATTCTTAAATTTCTGGCTTTTGAGCAGGTATTCAAGAATGCTTTGACTTCTTTGCCTATGGGCGGCGGCAAGGGCGGTTCTGATTTTGATCCCAAAGGAAAGTCTGACATGGAAGTGCAGCGTTTCTGCCAGAGTTTTATGCTTGAACTTTCCCGTCATATCGGTCCCAATACTGACATACCGGCCGGAGATATAGGCGTTGGCGCACGTGAGATCGGTTACATGTTCGGCATGTACAAGAAGGTCAGAAATGAGTTTACCGGTGTGCTGACCGGTAAAGGATTAAACTGGGGTGGAAGTCTTATCCGTCCGGAAGCAACCGGGTATGGCTCAGTCTACTTTGCCGCAGAGATGCTGAACGCAAAGGGAAAAACTTTTGAAGGAACTAAATATCTTGTTTCCGGTTCCGGCAATGTTGCCCAGTACACCATGGAAAAACTTATTGAACTCGGCAGTACTCCGGTTACCTTTTCTGATTCATCCGGTTATATTTATGATGAAAAGGGCGTTGATCGCGATAAGCTTGAGTATATTATGCAACTTAAAAATGTACGTCGCGGGCGTGTCAGCGAGTATGCCGACAAATATCCGGAAGCTGTGTACACTCCAATTGACCCGGACCTTGATTACAATCCGCTCTGGAGTCATAAAGCTGATTGCGCATTTCCTTCTGCCACGCAGAATGAAATTAATGCAAAGGATGCTGCTAATATGGTTGCCAACGGTATCAAGGTTGTTTCCGAAGGGGCCAATATGCCGACTATGCCGGACGGCGTGGACATTTTTCTTGACGGCGGACTCCTCTACGGACCGGGCAAGGCTGCGAATGCCGGCGGTGTCTCTGTTTCCGGTCTGGAAATGAGTCAGAACAGCATGCGGCTGAACTGGCCCAGAGAGGAGGTTGATCAGCGTCTTAAACATATTATGAAAAATATTCATAAATCATGCATGGATACCGCAGAGCAGTATGGCAGCCCGTTTAACTATGTTAAGGGTGCAAATATTGCCGGTTTTGTAAAAGTATCTCAAGCTATGCTTGATCAGGGTATTGTTTAAAAAAGTATATTGAATAAAGTCTACCAAGACTGGAGTGCAACTTCTAAAGGCGGATCGCGATTTTTCGCTATCCGCCTTTTTTCAGATGCGCTATATATGCTTTTCCTCCGGCTTTCGTAGAATTGCCGGAGGCATAAAAAAGCGGGGGAGTTATGGACGATAAGATGACTTTTTTGGGTGGGCAGACCAATAAGTTCAACCTTTACCATGAGCTGATGCAGATTAAGGTGCGGGATATTCTGCTTATATCCAGTCCTTATGATGCGTGGGTTATGGAAGAGGACAGTCGTATTTCAGAACGCATTGTCAGTGAATATCGCGGTTTGAATTTGAGTAGTCCTCCCCGTTTGACCTGGGTTTCTAATATTGAAGAGGCCCTTGAGCTGCTTGATGTGCGTTTTTTTGATTTGGTTATTTTGATGCCGCATTTGACCAATATGAAATGCTGCAGCATGGGAAAAAAAATTAAGGAAAAGATTCCGGGAATTCCGGTTGTTATGCTGGCGCATAAGCAGGTTATGGCCTCTGATGAGGATTTGTGCGAGGGAACCGACCGGCAATTTGTATGGTCCGGAGATGCCGAACTGCTGGTGGCGATGGTTAAGAATCTGGAAGATCTTCTGAATGTTGAACATGACACTAAGGAAGTCGGCATCAGAGTTATTATCGTTGTTGAGGATTCTCCGCGATATCTGGCTTCATTCCTGCCGATTTTATATAAAGAACTGGTGCGGCAGACTCAGGCTCTTCTGGAAGAAGGGCTGAATTCTGAGCACAGGCTGCTTACTATGAGGGCGCGTCCGAAAATTCTGACCGCCCGTACCTATGAGCAGGCCATTGATCTATTTGAAAAATATGAACCTTATATTCTGGGCGTTATTTCTGATGTGCGTTTTCCCCGTAATGGAAAACTGGATGGTAACTCAGGTATTGATCTGCTCAGGGAGATAAAAGCCCATCGTGATGATATTCCGCTTCTTCTTGCCAGTAACGAGCCTGAAAATAAGGAGCGCGCTGCAACTGTTCCCGCATATTTTGTAGATAAAAATTCGCCGGAACTCATGACCATTGTGCGGAAGTTTGTGACTGAACATCTTGGCTTCGGTGATTTTATTGTCAGAGATATTGATGGAAATGAAGTTAAACGGGCCGCCAGTTTATATTCACTGGAGCGGATTCTGCGTAATATCCCTGAAGATGTTTTTGTAACTCACTGTCAGCGTAATGATTTTTCCCGCTGGTTTTACGCCCGTACTGAAATTACCTTAGCCAATAAGATAAGACCCCTCAAGGGAGGTGATTTTCCGGACTGGGAATCGCATCGGCAGCATTTGCTGGGACTCATTAGAGAGAGAAGGATGCAGCGTCAGCAGGGGGTTATTGTTTCATTTAACCCTAAGGATTTTGATCCTGATACGGATTTTCTTAAAATAGGATCAGGATCACTTGGTGGAAAGGCCAGAGGGGTGGCGTTTATCTGTTCCATGCTGAACCGCAATCCGTGGCTGCATGAAAAATATAAAGATATGGTCATTGCTGCGCCGCGTACTTTGACCATCGCTACTTCCGGTTTTGATGACTTTATGGAAATGAATGATCTTTCATATCTTGCAACGGCAGATATAGACGATGAAAAAGTTGCCGAAATTTTCAACGATGCTTTTTTCCCGGGGTGGATTGAAGCTCAGCTGTGGGCTTATTTGCAGGAAGTCAAATTTCCGCTCTCGGTAAGGTCGTCCAGCCTTCTTGAGGATGCGCAATATCAGGCGTATGCCGGACTTTATAGCACCTACATGATTCCTAATGATCATCCGGATCTTGAACGGAGGCTTCAACAGCTGGTTGCTGCAATTAAACTGGTCTGGGCTTCTACATACTACAAAGCACCCAAATCTTTTTCACAGCGTGTAAACCAGCGTACTGATGAAGAAAAAATGGCGGTAATTATTCAGGAAGTCGTGGGACAGCGTTACGGGAATCATTATTTTCCGGCCATTTCCGGCGTGGGGCAGTCGTATAATTATTATCCGTTTGGAAAAATGAAGCCTGAACACGGGGTGGCAACGATTGCTCTCGGCATTGGTAAATCTGTTGTTGACGGGGAGCAGTGCATTCGTTTTTCACCTCGTTACCCCAAAATCCTGCCTCAGTGCCCTACACTTAGTGATTCTCTTAAAAATGCCCAAACAACATTTTACGGTTTGCATATGCTTGATGGCGAAATTAATGACATTCACGAGGATGCAAATCTTGAGAAGCTGAATATTGCTGACTTTGAAAATTCAGGTCCGGTGCGCATGCTCGCGTCCACCTTTGTTCCAGAGGAGGGTAGAATCAGGGATACTGCCCATATTCCCGGTCCTAAAGTAATACTTTTTGCTCCAGTTCTTAAACATAAGCTGATTCCGTTATCGGCAGTGCTGACTGATGTACTCAAACTGGCTGAAAAAGGGATGGGCGGCCCTGTTGAAATGGAGTTTGCAATCAATCTTTTTGAGGATGGGCGCAAGCCTGAATTCAACCTGTTGCAGCTTCGGCCGATGAGTGCCCGTGCCGATCTTAACCAGATAAGTATCAGTGACAGTGACGTAAAGAATGCCGTCTGTGTTTCCAGTCATGCTCTCGGCAATGCTGAGAAGAATGATATTGTAGATATACTTATCGTGCGTCCCGATTGTTTTGATGTGTCAAAGACCAGACAGATTGCTATGGAGATTTCAAAGATAAACGGACAGCTCATAAAACAGAAACGCAAATATATTCTGGCTGGTCCGGGACGCTGGGGGTCCGCTGACCACTGGCTGGGTATTCCTGTTGAGTGGCCGGATATTTCAGGGGTTTCGGCAATAATTGAGACTTCAACTGAATCTCTCAAAGTAGAGCCTTCGCAGGGGTCGCATTTTTTTCATAACATTACGACACTGGGAATTAATTATCTGATGGTACTTGATAAACCGGGAAATGTTATGAACTGGGATTGGTTTACTGCGCAGCCGCTTGTTGAAGAAGGTGAGTATGTAAGTCATTTACGTCTCCCTGTTCCAGTTATTCTCAAGGTGGATGGACGCAGTTCGCAGGGGGTTATTCTGCCTGCAAAAGGAAGTGATGATTACTGCTTGCTTCGTGAATGTGTTTATTAGGTATAAGGGTATGTATTGTATTAGTTTTCTGTTGCAATAAAGTACGCATTCATATTTATGTTTTGTTTTGCAAATCTGTTTGTTAACATTTCCTTCAAGGTACGCAGGCGAGGGGGAGGGAGCTGCTAATTGCAGACTCTTTTAGTTTTATTCTTTTAATTTGGTAAAGATAAAATTGCATAACATGCAGGTATGGCATGAAAAAAATAGATGAAATTCCGGATACCGACCCTGATAATTTATCAATTGCTGATTCTTTAAGTTTCGATTTTACCGAAGAAGAGATAGAAGGATATAAGGTTCTTTGTCCCAGGGGCAGTGTGAATAATGCTACGGTCAAGTTTATGAAGAATCGTCTTTATGATTTGAGTTGCGAAAATGGGTGCAAGCTTATTATGTCCATGAAGGAGGTTGACTCCATTGACAGTGTCGGTCTGGGAACCCTTATTTCCGCCCATAAAAAGTGTAATGATTGTGGTGGCAAGATTGTTTTTAGCGACTTAAATCCTATGATTTTAAGAAATATGAAAATGCTTTGCATGGATCGTTATCTCAACATGACTCAGGACATACAGTCTGCGCAGGAGTTGTTTGACTGATAATTTTTCTGGAGATGAACGGTGCAGCCGGATCT harbors:
- a CDS encoding symporter small accessory protein; its protein translation is MMLGLGSVEIAAVFWLCLLASLGCVAYGLLNWNTKGKPDATALNLEVGKDKGRK
- the gdhA gene encoding NADP-specific glutamate dehydrogenase, with product MDILELVKNRDPNEREFHQAVTEVVESIKPVLDRNPEYRSASILQRIVEPERVIMFRVPWADDDGDVHVNRGFRVEMNSAIGPYKGGLRFHPSVNLGILKFLAFEQVFKNALTSLPMGGGKGGSDFDPKGKSDMEVQRFCQSFMLELSRHIGPNTDIPAGDIGVGAREIGYMFGMYKKVRNEFTGVLTGKGLNWGGSLIRPEATGYGSVYFAAEMLNAKGKTFEGTKYLVSGSGNVAQYTMEKLIELGSTPVTFSDSSGYIYDEKGVDRDKLEYIMQLKNVRRGRVSEYADKYPEAVYTPIDPDLDYNPLWSHKADCAFPSATQNEINAKDAANMVANGIKVVSEGANMPTMPDGVDIFLDGGLLYGPGKAANAGGVSVSGLEMSQNSMRLNWPREEVDQRLKHIMKNIHKSCMDTAEQYGSPFNYVKGANIAGFVKVSQAMLDQGIV
- a CDS encoding PEP/pyruvate-binding domain-containing protein, with protein sequence MDDKMTFLGGQTNKFNLYHELMQIKVRDILLISSPYDAWVMEEDSRISERIVSEYRGLNLSSPPRLTWVSNIEEALELLDVRFFDLVILMPHLTNMKCCSMGKKIKEKIPGIPVVMLAHKQVMASDEDLCEGTDRQFVWSGDAELLVAMVKNLEDLLNVEHDTKEVGIRVIIVVEDSPRYLASFLPILYKELVRQTQALLEEGLNSEHRLLTMRARPKILTARTYEQAIDLFEKYEPYILGVISDVRFPRNGKLDGNSGIDLLREIKAHRDDIPLLLASNEPENKERAATVPAYFVDKNSPELMTIVRKFVTEHLGFGDFIVRDIDGNEVKRAASLYSLERILRNIPEDVFVTHCQRNDFSRWFYARTEITLANKIRPLKGGDFPDWESHRQHLLGLIRERRMQRQQGVIVSFNPKDFDPDTDFLKIGSGSLGGKARGVAFICSMLNRNPWLHEKYKDMVIAAPRTLTIATSGFDDFMEMNDLSYLATADIDDEKVAEIFNDAFFPGWIEAQLWAYLQEVKFPLSVRSSSLLEDAQYQAYAGLYSTYMIPNDHPDLERRLQQLVAAIKLVWASTYYKAPKSFSQRVNQRTDEEKMAVIIQEVVGQRYGNHYFPAISGVGQSYNYYPFGKMKPEHGVATIALGIGKSVVDGEQCIRFSPRYPKILPQCPTLSDSLKNAQTTFYGLHMLDGEINDIHEDANLEKLNIADFENSGPVRMLASTFVPEEGRIRDTAHIPGPKVILFAPVLKHKLIPLSAVLTDVLKLAEKGMGGPVEMEFAINLFEDGRKPEFNLLQLRPMSARADLNQISISDSDVKNAVCVSSHALGNAEKNDIVDILIVRPDCFDVSKTRQIAMEISKINGQLIKQKRKYILAGPGRWGSADHWLGIPVEWPDISGVSAIIETSTESLKVEPSQGSHFFHNITTLGINYLMVLDKPGNVMNWDWFTAQPLVEEGEYVSHLRLPVPVILKVDGRSSQGVILPAKGSDDYCLLRECVY
- a CDS encoding STAS domain-containing protein, which produces MKKIDEIPDTDPDNLSIADSLSFDFTEEEIEGYKVLCPRGSVNNATVKFMKNRLYDLSCENGCKLIMSMKEVDSIDSVGLGTLISAHKKCNDCGGKIVFSDLNPMILRNMKMLCMDRYLNMTQDIQSAQELFD